ACGCCCTGGTCTTTCCGTTCGACGGTACCGGTCGCCGGTTCATCCACATGCTGTTCGTGGCGTTCCCGCTCGACGTGATCTGGCTGGCCGACGGGGTGGTCCAGGCGAAAAAGACGATGCACCCCTGGCGGTCGGTCGGCTGGGCGAACGCGGATACGGTCCTCGAACTGCCCGCAGGGGCCGCTGAGGGCGTCAGCGAGGGGGATACGGTCGTCGTCAAGTGACCACGGCGCATCCGCCACCTTTTAGACCATGAAGGTTAGAGTAGTCACCACTATGTCGGAATACCCGACGGAGGATAGAGGAAGTCGCCGCAAGGCGGCTGGCCGAGAAATTCGTCCCGCTGTGTGATGGAAGTGGATTTTCTGTGAGTCAGAACCCATTGTTCGGAGGGCACCCAGCGACGCGTGCCCTCACAGATGTCGGTGAGGTACAGTTCCTGGATACGACCCTGCGCGACGGCGAGCAGGCCCCCGGCGTCTCGCTGACGCCCGACGACAAGGCCCGGATCGCGCGCAAGCTCGACGACGCCGAGATCGACGTCATCGAGGCCGGCAGCGCCTGTACCGGCCCCGGCGAGCGCGAGACGATCTCGC
Above is a window of Haloarcula halophila DNA encoding:
- a CDS encoding DUF192 domain-containing protein, which gives rise to MRVVHDPEGAARTLATEVDRAESAFEQSRGLMFRRSIPDDYALVFPFDGTGRRFIHMLFVAFPLDVIWLADGVVQAKKTMHPWRSVGWANADTVLELPAGAAEGVSEGDTVVVK